The Nitrospira sp. sequence AGAGCGTCTAATCGGCGGTCTATTCCTTCACCTCGTTTTATTGTGAAGCGGCTCAGTCCCTCGTGAGCTTAGTCTCGCGAGTTGTCAAGGTGCTGGGCGAAAGGTTACCGGTCTGTCTTCTTCTCATCCGTCCTTCCGATTCATCCCTATCACTCATATTGTCCGTGATGTACCCTGGCTGGGATTTCAAGCGAGGAAGCCCGGCTTGAGCCGATTCATCGGCAGTACCAGCCGATCCATGGAGATCAGGGGTGAAACGAGCACCGATCCGATAGTTATTCGCGGATTGCCTTGGCGCGCTTTTGAAGATAGGCATTCCGTACGGCGGCATAGAGATCCAAAGTCGATTCTTCCACACCCTCGAACTTTTCCAGATTCAGGGAGCGCTCGTTTATAACTTCCGTCGCACGCGCGCCAATCGAGATGCCATACGTGAGCGCCCGCTCTTCTATAGAGACCACGGTCGGAATGGCATCGATGTTATGCATGGTCGGCAGGATCAGCCAGTAAATCGGATTGAGGGCAATATCTCCCGCATACCCGACAAGATCCCGAACCGTGTACGGTCCCAAAAGCGGCACCATGATATAGGGGCCGGGCTTGACTCCATAGAATCCAAGCGTCTGTCCCGTATCTTCTTCCGGAGTCGTGAGATTGAATCGCTGGGCCACATCAAAGAATCCCCCGATCCCAACCGTCGTATTAATGAGAAATCGCCCGACTTCTATTCCCGCTCCCTTGAATTTACCTTGAAAGATATTGTTCAGAAACCGCGGAGTCACACGACTATTGTAGAAGATATTGCTGACGCCGTTCTGGACAATATTCGGAATGACGAAGTCGTATCCTCTGGCGACCGGTTTCAGCACCCACCGATCCAGCTGCCGGTTGAATTCAAAGAATTTGGTATTGAGCGGCTCCCAGGGATCATATTCCTCAACGGCCTCTTCGCCCGGCTTCGCAAAGGGATCCACAGGCTCGTCCAGTGATTGGTCGCGAGCAGCGACTGCAAGGGGAAGCATGGAGGAAGCCGAGGAGGCATCCGCGAGCAGAACCGACGGTGTGCTTCGCTCGACATAGGGAGCGTCGGAGCGCATCGAGCCTTCATGTACCGCACACCCTGAAAGCAATATTACTATAACGGCAAGTAGCAACCTGCAAGGTCTTTCAATCCACCGAACCGGCCCACCACCAGTCTGTATCCTCATCCTTTGCGTGCCTTCCTCGTATGAAATGCAAGCCTTCATCGGCAATGCGGTCCCGCACTGTACCAAAAGTCTGCTCACCGGCCAATAATTATTTCTGAATCTTCTTGCTGAGAAACGATACTGCCCTCAGCCGCTTTCCCTTACAGGTATGGCATTACCATTGCTTCTCCGGTTGTCCGGCATCGTCTGTAATGAGTTCTTGCAACAGACGTCGCCTCATGGCTTGACAGAACGGAAGGATTGGTGTGAGCATCATGCGTTTCCTTCCACTCGACATCTTGAACAGTCTGCAGAATGTGCCGATTGAGGTCTTATGCAACCCTGAAAAATGGTCGTCCAGATGAACGCATGAGGGGATTTCTAACGTGGGGAGGGATGGGATGGCGATGAAAGCAATAATAGGGGTAGATGGTTCCCGGTACTCGGAGTGGCTCTTAGGATGGCTGAGTAAGATGCCGTTTCGTTCTTCGCCACATATCACGGCAGTTCATGCGATCGATATCGACTCGGCTCGTGCTCCATTCGTCACGCACCCGTCTGTCAGTGGGCACGAACCCGATGAAGGGGAGGCCATTCACCTCGTAGAGACTCGAGCCAAGCAGGTGGAAATGGAAACGAAGCAGCGTATGGCGGAGCTGGGGTTGGAAGGGTCGGTGCGTGTGGAGAAGGGACAAATTGCGCATGCTCTCCTCAGACGTGCGGGCAAGACTGCACTGATAGCGGTAGGGAGCCGGGGCTTGGACGCAGTCGACCGTTTCGTATTGGGGAGCGTGTCGACAGCGATTACGGTTCACGCGCGTTCTCCGGTTTTGATCGTGAAGGAGCCGCCACAAACCATTCGGCGGATTCTATTCGCAACAGACGGCTCATCCTCATCTACGAAGGCCCTTCAGTTCCTCATCAAGCAATTCAAGGTCAAGTCCGAGGCCGAGCCACTTCATATTCTGCTGGTGCACGTCATGCCGTTTCTGCGCTACACAGTGGTGAAGGAAGCAGGGGAAAAATTGCTTGCCCAAGAGGCGGCCAAGCTTGAGAAGGCCGGGTATCGCGTCAGGGAATTCCCACGCGTGGGACCGGCCGCGGAAGAGATCATGAAAGTGGTGAATCGAGAACAACCGGACCTGATCGTCACGGGAGCGAAGGGGAGAAGCGCTATGGCGCGCTTTCTCTTAGGGAGCGTCTCGACAAAACTAATACACCAGAGCGCATGCTCCGTGCTCGTCGTCAGATAAGCCCATCACCCCGAGAATCCGGCGTACCTTGCATCCATCCATCGCTCGCCCCGTATGAGGGGCGAGCGAAACATCAGTTGGAGAGGGTTTGATGAACCGAGGGCATCACCGCTCTTGGATAAAGTCCCTTCTCCAGGGGAACCCTACGCCGTCAACGTGGCCACCCCCCAGGGAAAGGAAGTTTTCTCGAAGCGGAACGTCCAATTCCTCGACGATACGCTACACGCTCTTTTTATAAACGATAAGCCCACCGAGGAGGAGTGCACCCATCACCAGCGCGAACAGCCACATCATATCCATAACGGCTCCTTTCATTTAAGACCAACGTGAACGCTTGTCCTATGAATGGAGCAACTCTTGTGCTTGAATCGCGCGAAGCGGACTGTCCCTAAACTCCGCAAAAAGCAGCCTATCCGGCCTCGCGTGTGCGGAACGCATCCAGTGAGTTGGGGGAAATGTCCTCAAGACTGTCCATTCAATTGGACAGAAGAAGGGAAGAATGTATCGAATACGCATATGGTCCCGTCAAAAGGCCCACGGCTATCGCAGACGGGCGCGCCCATGCGGCGTGGAAAGATCTTGGTCGGGTCCGATTGGGACAATGCGGGTAGGATTGATGTCGTCGTGCGTGATGTAGTAGTGCCGCTTGATATGATCGAAATTGACGGTTTCAGCGATGCCGTCAGTTTGGTAGAGGTCCTTGAGATACCCAAAGAGGTTCGGGTAGTCGATGATACGCCGGACGTTGCACTTGAAATGTCCATGGTACACCGCGTCGAACCGAACCAAGGTGACGAAGAGCCGCCAGTCGGTTTCAACCAACTCCGGTCCGAAGAGATACCGGCGTGATGCAAGACGCGCATCGAGTTGATCCAAGGCGGCGAACAATCGTCCTGCCGCTCGTTCATAGGCGCTCTGAGATGTGGCGAATCCCGCTCGGTAGACCCCGTCGTTCACGTTCTCGTAGATAAAAGTGTTGAGCTCATCGATCTCCTGCCGCCATCCGTCCGGGTACAAATCGATCGGACTTTCAGTGAATCGATTGAATTCACCGTTGAAGATTCTCATCAGGTCATCGTCGGAATTGGTGACGATGCGTTTGGTCACGCAATCCCACAGGACCGGAACCGTCATCCGTCCGATATAGGCCGGATCGGTCTTTTTATAGGCTTCGCGCAAAAACTGAAACCCATTGATGGGGTCGAGGGAATGTCCCGCGCCTTCGCGAAATGCCCATCCTCGCTCGTCGCGAATTGGGTCCACGACCGTCATACCGATCACCGTCTCGAGTTTCTTCAGCTTGCGCACGATGATCGTGCGATGTGCCCACGGGCAAGCCCATGAGACGTAGAGATGATAGCGGCCGGCTTCGGCAGGATAGCCCGAGCTCCCATTGGCGGTCACCCATTCCCGGAACGCATCGGGCTGTCGGGTAAACTCCCCG is a genomic window containing:
- a CDS encoding VacJ family lipoprotein gives rise to the protein MRSDAPYVERSTPSVLLADASSASSMLPLAVAARDQSLDEPVDPFAKPGEEAVEEYDPWEPLNTKFFEFNRQLDRWVLKPVARGYDFVIPNIVQNGVSNIFYNSRVTPRFLNNIFQGKFKGAGIEVGRFLINTTVGIGGFFDVAQRFNLTTPEEDTGQTLGFYGVKPGPYIMVPLLGPYTVRDLVGYAGDIALNPIYWLILPTMHNIDAIPTVVSIEERALTYGISIGARATEVINERSLNLEKFEGVEESTLDLYAAVRNAYLQKRAKAIRE
- a CDS encoding universal stress protein — encoded protein: MAMKAIIGVDGSRYSEWLLGWLSKMPFRSSPHITAVHAIDIDSARAPFVTHPSVSGHEPDEGEAIHLVETRAKQVEMETKQRMAELGLEGSVRVEKGQIAHALLRRAGKTALIAVGSRGLDAVDRFVLGSVSTAITVHARSPVLIVKEPPQTIRRILFATDGSSSSTKALQFLIKQFKVKSEAEPLHILLVHVMPFLRYTVVKEAGEKLLAQEAAKLEKAGYRVREFPRVGPAAEEIMKVVNREQPDLIVTGAKGRSAMARFLLGSVSTKLIHQSACSVLVVR
- a CDS encoding glutathione S-transferase family protein → MEIQAQFPDEQSPAGEFTRQPDAFREWVTANGSSGYPAEAGRYHLYVSWACPWAHRTIIVRKLKKLETVIGMTVVDPIRDERGWAFREGAGHSLDPINGFQFLREAYKKTDPAYIGRMTVPVLWDCVTKRIVTNSDDDLMRIFNGEFNRFTESPIDLYPDGWRQEIDELNTFIYENVNDGVYRAGFATSQSAYERAAGRLFAALDQLDARLASRRYLFGPELVETDWRLFVTLVRFDAVYHGHFKCNVRRIIDYPNLFGYLKDLYQTDGIAETVNFDHIKRHYYITHDDINPTRIVPIGPDQDLSTPHGRARLR